The following are from one region of the Aquipuribacter nitratireducens genome:
- the groES gene encoding co-chaperone GroES, with product MAVSIKPLEDRIVVQTLEAEQTTASGLVIPDTAKEKPQEGKVLAVGPGRFDEDGEKRIPLDVQVGDTVLYSKYGGTEVKYGGEEYLILSARDVLAVIEK from the coding sequence GTGGCTGTCTCCATCAAGCCGCTCGAGGACCGCATCGTCGTCCAGACGCTCGAGGCCGAGCAGACGACGGCCTCCGGGCTCGTCATCCCCGACACCGCGAAGGAGAAGCCCCAGGAGGGCAAGGTCCTCGCGGTGGGCCCGGGTCGCTTCGACGAGGACGGCGAGAAGCGCATCCCGCTCGACGTCCAGGTCGGTGACACGGTCCTGTACAGCAAGTACGGCGGCACCGAGGTCAAGTACGGCGGCGAGGAGTACCTCATCCTCTCCGCGCGTGACGTCCTCGCCGTCATCGAGAAGTGA
- the groL gene encoding chaperonin GroEL (60 kDa chaperone family; promotes refolding of misfolded polypeptides especially under stressful conditions; forms two stacked rings of heptamers to form a barrel-shaped 14mer; ends can be capped by GroES; misfolded proteins enter the barrel where they are refolded when GroES binds): protein MPKSLSFDETARKALERGVDALADAVKVTLGPRGRNVVLAKSFGPPVITNDGVTIAREVELSDPYENLGAQLAKEAATKTNDVAGDGTTTATVLAQGLVREGLRNVAAGANPTALKRGIDAAVAALEARLDDIAVEVTDSASVAHVATVSAQDATIGETLAEAFDKVGRDGVITVEEGSTTGVSLQFTEGMQFDKGYLSPYMVTDPERMEAVLTDAHVLLVASKISTVAQLLPLMEKVLETGKPLFVVAEDVEGEALSTIVVNKMRGTFTAVAVKAPGFGDRRKAMLQDMAVLTGAQVVSEDVGLSLDTVGLEVLGSARRVVVTKDDTTIVDGGGQSDAVADRVRQIKAEIERTDSDWDREKLQERLAKLSGGVVVIEVGGHTEVEVKERKHRVEDAVSATRAAIEEGIVAGGGSALVHARSALDSLDREGDEAVGVDIVRRAVSRPLWWIATNAGLEGSVVVDKVAALPPGQGLDAATGEHVDLVERGIVDPVKVTKAALRNAASIASMVLTTEAVVVDKPEPVQEQGHGHSHGGHGHHH, encoded by the coding sequence ATGCCCAAGAGCCTGTCCTTCGACGAGACCGCGCGGAAGGCGCTGGAGCGCGGGGTCGACGCCCTCGCCGACGCCGTCAAGGTGACCCTCGGCCCGCGCGGCCGCAACGTCGTCCTCGCGAAGAGCTTCGGTCCGCCCGTCATCACCAACGACGGCGTCACCATCGCCCGCGAGGTCGAGCTGTCCGACCCGTACGAGAACCTCGGCGCCCAGCTCGCCAAGGAGGCCGCGACCAAGACGAACGACGTCGCGGGCGACGGCACCACGACCGCCACGGTGCTCGCCCAGGGCCTCGTGCGCGAGGGGCTGCGCAACGTCGCCGCCGGCGCCAACCCGACCGCGCTCAAGCGCGGCATCGACGCCGCGGTCGCCGCGCTCGAGGCCCGCCTCGACGACATCGCCGTCGAGGTCACCGACTCCGCGTCCGTCGCGCACGTCGCGACCGTCTCGGCGCAGGACGCGACGATCGGCGAGACCCTCGCCGAGGCCTTCGACAAGGTCGGCCGCGACGGCGTCATCACCGTCGAGGAGGGCTCGACCACCGGCGTCAGCCTGCAGTTCACCGAGGGCATGCAGTTCGACAAGGGGTACCTGTCGCCGTACATGGTGACCGACCCCGAGCGCATGGAGGCGGTCCTCACCGACGCCCACGTCCTCCTCGTCGCGAGCAAGATCAGCACCGTCGCGCAGCTGCTCCCGCTCATGGAGAAGGTCCTCGAGACCGGCAAGCCGCTGTTCGTCGTCGCGGAGGACGTCGAGGGCGAGGCGCTCTCGACCATCGTCGTCAACAAGATGCGCGGCACCTTCACCGCCGTCGCCGTCAAGGCGCCCGGATTCGGCGACCGCCGCAAGGCGATGCTGCAGGACATGGCCGTGCTCACGGGCGCCCAGGTCGTCTCCGAGGACGTCGGCCTCAGCCTCGACACCGTCGGGCTCGAGGTGCTCGGCAGCGCCCGTCGCGTCGTCGTGACGAAGGACGACACGACGATCGTCGACGGCGGCGGCCAGAGCGACGCCGTGGCCGACCGGGTCCGGCAGATCAAGGCCGAGATCGAGCGCACCGACTCCGACTGGGACCGCGAGAAGCTCCAGGAGCGGCTCGCGAAGCTGTCCGGCGGCGTCGTCGTCATCGAGGTCGGCGGGCACACCGAGGTCGAGGTCAAGGAGCGCAAGCACCGCGTCGAGGACGCGGTGTCGGCGACCCGCGCCGCGATCGAGGAGGGGATCGTCGCCGGTGGCGGCTCCGCCCTCGTCCACGCCCGCAGCGCCCTGGACTCCCTCGACCGCGAGGGCGACGAGGCGGTCGGCGTCGACATCGTCCGACGCGCCGTCAGCCGCCCGCTGTGGTGGATCGCGACGAACGCCGGCCTCGAGGGCTCCGTCGTCGTCGACAAGGTCGCGGCGCTGCCGCCGGGGCAGGGTCTCGACGCCGCCACCGGCGAGCACGTCGACCTCGTGGAGCGCGGCATCGTCGACCCGGTCAAGGTGACGAAGGCGGCCCTGCGCAACGCCGCCAGCATCGCCTCCATGGTGCTGACGACCGAGGCCGTCGTCGTCGACAAGCCCGAGCCGGTGCAGGAGCAGGGCCACGGCCACTCCCACGGCGGCCACGGCCACCACCACTGA
- a CDS encoding fused MFS/spermidine synthase, which yields MTDSATGAPAPGRPAVGQPLAVVVVFATSAAVLVLEILAARLLAPYVGESLRTYTAIIGVVLAGIAAGSWLGGRWADAVDPRLVLGPVVTGGGLLGLAALPLTTAAGSALAGSGAIGTVLVTGLAFFGPALLLTAATPLCVALRLQDLAETGRVVGRLSAVGTAGALVGTFTTGFVLVAALPTRVIVVAVAGAMVVLGLGLTVALSRRGARRTVALAAVAVALGGVAWVVPTPCDVETEYYCAAVVAETTDDGRELDVLVLDSLRHSAVDVDDPSYLHFRYTQLFGAVLSTRPAGPLDVVHVGAGGLSMPRWLDAERPGSASTVLEIDPALADLARERLGWTDPPSTRVLAGDARLTLADLPAATADAVVGDAFGGLAVPWHLTTLEFLADVQRVLRPDGVYVLNVVDYDDLGLARAQTATLSAAFDHVAVVATPERLAGEGGGNLVLVATDASLAPDEIRAAVPAADVGAGSGSGSRETVLTGSGLERWVGDAVVLTDDYAPVDQLLSPADLPG from the coding sequence GTGACCGACAGCGCGACCGGAGCCCCCGCCCCCGGCCGACCCGCCGTCGGGCAGCCGCTCGCCGTCGTCGTGGTCTTCGCGACCTCGGCCGCCGTCCTCGTCCTCGAGATCCTCGCCGCCCGCCTCCTCGCGCCGTACGTGGGGGAGTCGCTGCGCACCTACACGGCGATCATCGGCGTCGTGCTCGCCGGGATCGCCGCCGGCTCGTGGCTCGGCGGGCGGTGGGCCGACGCGGTCGACCCCCGTCTCGTGCTCGGTCCCGTCGTCACCGGCGGGGGTCTGCTCGGGCTCGCCGCCCTCCCGCTGACGACGGCAGCGGGCAGCGCGCTCGCGGGCAGCGGCGCGATCGGCACCGTGCTCGTCACGGGGCTCGCCTTCTTCGGTCCCGCCCTGCTCCTCACCGCCGCGACGCCCCTGTGCGTCGCGCTCCGGCTCCAGGACCTCGCGGAGACCGGCCGCGTCGTGGGACGGCTCTCGGCCGTCGGCACCGCGGGCGCCCTCGTCGGCACCTTCACCACGGGGTTCGTGCTCGTCGCGGCGCTGCCGACCCGCGTCATCGTCGTCGCGGTGGCGGGCGCGATGGTCGTGCTCGGCCTGGGGCTCACCGTCGCCCTGTCGCGGCGGGGCGCGCGCCGGACCGTCGCGCTCGCGGCGGTCGCCGTCGCCCTGGGCGGGGTCGCGTGGGTGGTGCCGACGCCCTGCGACGTCGAGACGGAGTACTACTGCGCCGCGGTCGTCGCCGAGACCACCGACGACGGGCGCGAGCTCGACGTCCTCGTGCTCGACTCGCTGCGGCACTCGGCCGTCGACGTCGACGACCCGTCGTACCTGCACTTCCGCTACACGCAGCTGTTCGGCGCCGTCCTGTCGACGCGGCCGGCCGGCCCGCTCGACGTCGTCCACGTGGGCGCCGGTGGCCTGTCGATGCCCCGCTGGCTCGACGCCGAGCGACCCGGGAGCGCGAGCACGGTGCTCGAGATCGACCCGGCCCTCGCCGACCTCGCCCGGGAGCGGCTCGGGTGGACGGACCCGCCGTCGACGCGCGTGCTGGCGGGCGACGCCCGGCTCACCCTCGCCGACCTGCCCGCGGCCACCGCCGACGCCGTCGTCGGGGACGCCTTCGGGGGGCTGGCGGTGCCGTGGCACCTCACCACGCTGGAGTTCCTCGCCGACGTGCAGCGCGTGCTCCGTCCGGACGGGGTCTACGTGCTCAACGTCGTCGACTACGACGACCTCGGCCTCGCCCGGGCGCAGACGGCCACCCTGAGTGCGGCGTTCGACCACGTGGCCGTCGTCGCGACGCCCGAACGGCTCGCGGGCGAGGGGGGTGGCAACCTCGTCCTCGTCGCGACGGACGCGTCGTTGGCGCCCGACGAGATCCGTGCCGCCGTGCCCGCCGCGGACGTCGGGGCGGGGTCGGGCTCGGGATCGCGCGAGACGGTGCTCACGGGGTCCGGACTCGAGCGGTGGGTGGGAGATGCCGTCGTGCTCACCGACGACTACGCGCCCGTGGACCAGCTGCTGTCGCCGGCCGACCTGCCGGGCTGA
- a CDS encoding WhiB family transcriptional regulator — protein sequence MAEISRLPGPVAELWDWQLEGACRGAETSLFFHPEGERGPARRNRDAAAVAICASCPVLAQCRAHALAVREPYGVWGGMTEDEREAVYSRSRRLAAAG from the coding sequence ATGGCCGAGATCTCCCGACTGCCTGGCCCGGTGGCCGAGCTCTGGGACTGGCAGCTCGAGGGGGCGTGCCGCGGGGCGGAGACGTCGTTGTTCTTCCACCCCGAGGGCGAGCGCGGGCCCGCCCGGCGCAACCGCGACGCCGCGGCGGTCGCCATCTGCGCGTCGTGCCCCGTCCTCGCCCAGTGCCGCGCCCACGCCCTCGCGGTCCGCGAGCCGTACGGCGTCTGGGGCGGCATGACGGAGGACGAGCGCGAGGCCGTGTACTCCCGCTCGCGCCGGCTCGCCGCCGCGGGCTGA